The following nucleotide sequence is from Flavimarina sp. Hel_I_48.
GTCCGCGGAAAATATGTAGAGGATCTATTTTTGCCAAATGCGTTTCGGCAATTGCTTTTTCGCTTTTTCAAGTTCGATATCGCCTATCTGGAAACGTATCTGCGGGTCAGATATAGTCTACAAAAACTGGGGCAGTTTGACGTGATCCAGCTTATCAATGAATATCCTTTCAAAACGCCATATTTTTTAGAACGTAAATTGGTCACAATACTACGAAAAATGACCTCAAAACTGGTGATTTTAGGCTGTGGGGATGATTATTTGTACTTAAAAAATCGTCAAAAACTACCATATCACCCTATGGACGCGCTGCGCGGAAAACAAAATTTCCCGTGGAGCGAACGTTATTTGACTAAAAAGCATAAACACTTCCATCAATGGATTTTTGAGCAAAAGGATCTGCTCATTACGACCGATCTGGATTACCACACGATCTATAAAGAGGAAAATCTACCCGATTATTTTGGGCTGATCCCCAATCCAGTAAATCTGGATAAATTGGGTACGGTTCCTTTTCCGGAAATTAATGGGAAAATCATTATTTTTCACGGTATTAACCGAAGCAATTATTATAAAAAAGGAAATGATCTTTTTGATGCGGCGCTGCAGAAAATTCAGGCAGAATTTGGCGAAAAAGTAGAAATGATAACCGCCGAAAGTTTGCCGTACGAGGAATATATAATGAAATATGATTCCGCCCACATCGTACTTGATCAGGCGTACGCTTTAGATCAGGGCTACAATGCGCTGGAAGCGATGGCCAAGGGAAAAGTGGTCTTTACCGGTGCCGGAACCGAATTTTGTACCTATTACAATATTCCTATAAATAGTGTAGCGATTCATACCATTCCTACTGTTGAAAATATCACTGAAAACCTTAAAAAAATGCTCAAAAATCCTGAAAAGCTGATTAAAATTTCGGAAAATGCTAAGCGATTTATAACTGAAAATCATGATTACGTGAAGGTTGCTCAGGATTATGTAAAAGCGTGGGAATCTATCAAGATTTAGTAGCCAGGTGAGCGTTTATTGCCAGCGAATCATATTTCTAATTTTATCCACAAACCTCCAGTACACAAAGTAAAGGGACAGGAGAAGATACAAAATCAAGTTGGCAGTGGTCACCCATTTTGTGGCGTGTGTTGCAAGGATATCAGAGAAATTATCTTCTCCAAAAACAGCGAAAAAGGGATAGGAAACGCCTTCATAATCCAGATAATATTGAGGTATTTGCCAGAAAACGCGCAGCGTAAGTACGAGGCTGATCAATGTGGGGATCCATACACGTTTCCGAAGAAAAAACGATTTGTTATCTACCAATACCTGCCCAATGACCAGAAAATAAATGGGACAATACCACAAAATAAAACGCTCTGTATCACCGCCGCTTATCCAGGCCAGTGCCAGTGCAATTGCCAGAATGGGTACTAAATACACGTGTTTTTTGAAAACGGAAACCGCACTTTTTGGAAACAAAAATGGAAAAATCAGTAGTATTCCCAGTGTGTAAAAAAATCCTGCAAGCAGCATAAAAACAGATTTCTGGTGCATCCACCTGTAGATCGCATGTATAAAACCATAACCGTTTTCTAAAGTGATTACCAGAAGATGGGTAATCCAGATACCCAGCAAACTAACGATAAAAACCGGTAAAAAAGCCTTTAAATTTCGTATAAATAGGGCTTTATTGATCGTTATTTGGCCGTTTTCAATTTTAAAACAATTCCCGAGAAATGGAATTCCAAAGGCGATGGAAAGTATAAATTCCCGCTGAAAAACGCCAATAAAGATAAGCGCGGAAAGCAACATGACTTTTTTCCATGTGAAATGCTCATTGAGTTTTTGTAACAGAATAAGTCCAAGCATCACAAAAATAATTGCCAGCGGATCGCAGTCCGCGGGATAAAATACGGTAAAACGAAGCGAAGCCTGCCAGTGCAAAAACAGATATATTACAAACCCGAAGGCGACGAGAGGTTTTCCCAGGGTTTTCTTTAGCCAATAAAAAAGGAGCAATCCAGAGATCAGCGCGAAAAAACTGTTTATTATAAAATAGGAATTTAAAATAGAGTAGGGTAGCAACGAAGTTAGGTAGGGCGTGGCCAAACGATATACAAACGGCGCCGGACCCGCGACTGGTTCACCTGCGCGCATTTGTTCTACAACATCCACGTATTTTACACCATCAAAACCTTCACCATTATTAAACGTGATAGAATCTTGCGTTTGATTATATAAAGCAAGCAGGACAAAGAAAATAACGCTAAGGATTACGTAGCCATAGCGACCTAAAAAGTCAATTTGTTTTGTGGTTTTTTTCATTAGATAAGTTCTTCTGTCCTGTTGCTAAAAAGTGCTTTTCTAAATAGTATGAGTACAACGACGAGGTAAATAAAATAGCTAAAAAGGTGTCCCATTCCCGCGCCCACAAAGCC
It contains:
- a CDS encoding glycosyltransferase; this translates as MRILLVGEYSNLHNSLKEGLQKNGHEVILLGSGDAFKKFPVDINVRGKYVEDLFLPNAFRQLLFRFFKFDIAYLETYLRVRYSLQKLGQFDVIQLINEYPFKTPYFLERKLVTILRKMTSKLVILGCGDDYLYLKNRQKLPYHPMDALRGKQNFPWSERYLTKKHKHFHQWIFEQKDLLITTDLDYHTIYKEENLPDYFGLIPNPVNLDKLGTVPFPEINGKIIIFHGINRSNYYKKGNDLFDAALQKIQAEFGEKVEMITAESLPYEEYIMKYDSAHIVLDQAYALDQGYNALEAMAKGKVVFTGAGTEFCTYYNIPINSVAIHTIPTVENITENLKKMLKNPEKLIKISENAKRFITENHDYVKVAQDYVKAWESIKI